A genomic region of Chaetodon auriga isolate fChaAug3 chromosome 11, fChaAug3.hap1, whole genome shotgun sequence contains the following coding sequences:
- the LOC143328134 gene encoding lutropin-choriogonadotropic hormone receptor-like, whose product MASRAVLLLVALSGVLNVRSCWAFTCPTICRCSADTFQCSRDTQLASRARTASVPRLRLTHLPLKEVPTHAFKDLINITIIEISQSDCIRQIHRHAFLSLHSLAQISVQNINSLRVIEKGAFTDLPKLEYLSISNTGVSHFPDFTTISSLAPNIILEMADNMRIDIIPANSFQGITEEYVDMNLVRNSFREIRSHAFNGTKLNTLILRDNRYLSAIQEDAFEGATGPIFLDVSSTALSSLPPKGLRQVRFLKAGSAFALKTLPPLESLAELLEAELTYPSHCCAFHTWHRKQRESALKNFTKLCDLSKTDIEPTADGMSLIDDINFQYPDLEFDCLNNPFVKCTPKPDAFNPCEDLLGFPFLRCLTWIITVFAVAGNLAVLVVLLISHHKLTISRFLMCNLAVADLCMGLYLMLIAFMDHLSRREYYNHATDWQTGPGCGIAGFLTVFASELSVYTLTVISLERWHTITNAMHVNKRLRMHHVAAIMGAGWGLSLLIALLPLVGVSSYSKVSICLPMDIDTLGSQVYVVAVLILNVVAFLVVCYCYICIYVSVHNPEHSTRHGDTKIAKRMAVLIFTDFVCMAPISFFAISAALRMPLITVSHSKILLILFYPINSLCNPFLYTLFTRAFRKDVCLLLSRCGHCRANADFHRSQTSHLNSARKKSTRKPHSLSFYAYHIKMKGCFLSKGTA is encoded by the exons ATGGCTTCGCGGGCGGTCTTGCTCCTGGTCGCGCTGTCCGGTGTCCTGAATGTGCGCTCCTGCTGGGCTTTTACCTGTCCGACCATCTGCCGCTGCAGCGCCGACACTTTCCAATGCAGCAGAGACACTCAGCTGGCCTCCCGGGCAAGAACAGCATCCGTGCCTCGACT ACGGCTCACTCATCTGCCCTTGAAAGAAGTCCCTACTCATGCCTTCAAGGATCTCATCAACATTACAATAAT CGAGATTTCCCAGAGCGACTGCATCAGACAGATACACAGGCACGCCTTCCTTTCCCTCCACAGCCTGGCTCAAAT TTCCGTGCAGAATATCAACAGTCTGAGGGTTATTGAAAAAGGGGCCTTCACAGACCTGCCCAAGCTGGAATATTT GAGCATCTCGAACACAGGGGTGTCGCACTTCCCAGACTTCACAACCATCTCTTCCTTGGCGCCAAATATTATCCT agaaatGGCAGATAACATGAGGATCGACATCATTCCTGCCAATTCTTTCCAGGGTATCACAGAGGAGTATGTTGACAT GAACCTGGTTAGAAACAGCTTCAGAGAAATCAGATCTCATGCATTTAACGGAACCAAGCTCAACACACT AATTTTGAGAGACAACAGGTATCTCAGCGCCATCCAAGAAGATGCCTTTGAAGGAGCCACAGGTCCAATTTTTCT GGATGTTTCCTCCACAGCTCTGAGTTCCCTGCCCCCTAAAGGGTTGAGGCAGGTGAGGTTTCTGAAAGCCGGATCTGCCTTTGCGCTGAAgaccctccctcctctggagagcctggctgagctgctggaggctgaGCTCACGTACCCCAGCCACTGCTGTGCCTTCCACACATGGCATCGGAAACAAAG AGAAAGTGCCCTAAAGAACTTCACTAAGTTATGTGATCTCAGCAAAACTGACAT AGAGCCCACAGCAGATGGCATGAGTCTTATCGATGACATCAACTTTCAGTATCCAGACTTGGAGTTTGATTGTCTCAACAACCCTTTTGTCAAGTGTACGCCAAAGCCAGATGCTTTTAACCCCTGTGAGGACCTGCTGGGCTTCCCCTTCCTGCGCTGTCTCACCTGGATCATCACTGTTTTCGCTGTGGCTGGTAACCTGGCTGTTTTGGTTGTCCTGCtaattagccaccataagctaaCCATCTCCAGGTTTCTCATGTGTAATCTGGCTGTGGCCGACCTGTGCATGGGGCTCTACCTAATGCTCATTGCCTTCATGGACCACCTCTCCCGTCGCGAGTACTACAACCATGCCACGGACTGGCAGACAGGACCCGGATGTGGCATCGCAGGGTTTTTGACAGTATTTGCCAGCGAGCTGTCAGTATATACACTGACTGTGATTAGCCTTGAACGCTGGCACACCATCACCAATGCAATGCATGTCAACAAGAGGCTGCGGATGCACCATGTGGCAGCCATTATGGGGGCAGGCTGGggcctctctctgctgattgCCCTGCTCCCTCTTGTGGGAGTCAGCAGTTACAGCAAAGTGAGCATCTGTCTGCCCATGGACATCGACACACTGGGCTCTCAGGTCTACGTCGTGGCTGTGCTCATTCTCAATGTCGTTGCCTTCCTGGTGGTCTGTTATTGCTACATATGCATATATGTGAGTGTTCACAACCCAGAGCACTCCACCCGTCACGGAGACACCAAGATTGCCAAGCGCATGGCTGTGCTCATTTTCACCGACTTTGTGTGCATGGCACCAATCTCCTTCTTCGCCATCTCTGCAGCCCTGCGTATGCCCCTCATAACCGTGTCTCACTCAAAGATCCTGCTCATCCTTTTTTATCCCATTAACTCCCTCTGCAACCCCTTCTTGTACACGCTCTTCACGCGGGCTTTCAGGAAGGACGTGTGCCTGCTGCTGAGTCGCTGCGGCCACTGCCGTGCCAATGCTGACTTCCACAGATCACAGACTTCACACCTCAACTCTGCCCGAAAAAAGTCCACCAGAAAACCTCACTCACTTAGCTTCTATGCCTATCACATTAAGATGAAGGGTTGCTTTCTAAGCAAGGGAACCGCATGA